In a single window of the Manis javanica isolate MJ-LG chromosome 16, MJ_LKY, whole genome shotgun sequence genome:
- the LOC108395797 gene encoding olfactory receptor 2G3-like codes for MHRVMMMINESLAGDFILVGFSDQPQLEKVLFVVVLISYLLTLVGNTAIILVSRLDPVLHTPMYYFLTNLSFVDLCFTTSIVPQLLRNLHSPAKTITRIGCAIQLYISLAMGSTECVLLAVMAFDRYAAICQPLHYATVMHTRLCHSLAGIAWLSGVGNTLIQGTITLRLPRCGNRTIYHFICEVPAMIKLACVNIHASEVQLFMASLVLLLLPLALVLISYGYIIQAVMRIKSAQAWHKALGTCGSHVLVVALFYGTSTAVYIQPNSSYAHSQGKFITLLYTVVAPTLNPLIYTLRNKDVKGALKRLYEKV; via the coding sequence ATGCATagggtgatgatgatgattaatGAGAGTTTGGCAGGTGATTTTATACTGGTGGGCTTCTCTGACCAGCCGCAGCTTGAGAAGGTCCTCTTTGTGGTTGTCTTAATCTCCTACCTCCTGACCCTTGTAGGCAACACAGCTATCATCCTGGTCTCTCGTCTGGACCCTGTtctccacacacccatgtattATTTTCTTACCAATCTTTCCTTCGTTGACCTCTGCTTTACTACCAGCATTGTTCCCCAGCTGCTGCGGAACCTCCACAGTCCAGCCAAGACAATTACTCGTATAGGCTGTGCCATTCAACTCTACATCTCCCTGGCTATGGGATCCACTGAATGTGTCCTCCTAGCGGTCATGGCGTTTGATCGTTATGCTGCCATTTGCCAGCCACTCCATTATGCCACAGTTATGCACACACGACTTTGCCATTCTCTTGCAGGAATAGCATGGTTGAGTGGAGTGGGCAACACCCTAATTCAGGGCACAATAACCCTTCGACTGCCCCGTTGTGGGAACCGTACGATTTACCACTTCATCTGTGAAGTGCCTGCAATGATCAAGTTGGCCTGTGTAAATATCCATGCCAGTGAAGTCCAGCTCTTCATGGCCTCCTTGGTACTCCTTCTTCTCCCCCTGGCACTTGTTTTGATCTCATATGGGTATATAATCCAAGCAGTAATGAGAATCAAGTCAGCCCAAGCCTGGCATAAAGCCCTTGGCACTTGTGGGTCCCATGTGCTGGTGGTGGCCCTCTTCTACGGGACCAGCACAGCTGTCTATATACAGCCCAACAGCTCCTATGCCCACAGTCAAGGGAAGTTCATAACCCTTTTGTATACTGTTGTAGCTCCCACCCTCAACCCTCTCATTTACACTCTGAGAAACAAAGATGTAAAAGGAGCTTTGAAGAGGCTGTATGAAAAGGTATGA